Proteins found in one Muntiacus reevesi chromosome 2, mMunRee1.1, whole genome shotgun sequence genomic segment:
- the LOC136157591 gene encoding zinc finger protein 678-like — MDIGETYNCYYYGKVVNQSSKLIEQQISQSKQKHCKCHTCGKVFSNSPNRTRHRKVHTGRKQFKCTACGQTFNQSSYLTEHLGMHAGEKPYKCTECDKVFISCSCITQHQQIHTGERPYKCTACGKAFKRSSALTEHQRIHTGERPCKCASCGKAFKQSSALTEHQRIHPGERPYKCTACGKAFKRSSTLTQHHRIHTGERFYKCTACGKAFKRSSTLTEHQRIHTGERPYECTACGKAFNQSSDLTQHQRIHTGERPYKCTECGKAFIRSDVLTQHLRIHTGESPYKCTACGKAFKEISTLSQHQRIHTGERPYKCTACGKTFKKSSDLTQHQRIHTRERPSKCTDCGKAFINYSLLTQHHRIHTGETPYKCAACGKAFSQSSGLSRHQSVHAAEKC, encoded by the exons ATGGATATTGGAGAGACTTATAATTGCTATTATTATGGTAAAGTTGTTAACCAGTCTTCAAAACTTATTGAACAGCAGATAAGTCAGAGTAAGCAGAAACATTGCAAGTGTCATACATGTGGAAAAGTCTTTAGTAACTCACCAAATCGAACTAGACACAGGAAAGTTCATACAGgaaggaaacaattcaaatgtacagcatgtggccaAACCTTTAATCAGAGTTCATATTTAACTGAACATCTGGGAATGCATGCTGGggagaaaccatacaaatgtacagaatgtgacaAAGTTTTTATCTCCTGTTCATGTATTACTCAACATCAGcaaatccatactggggagagaccttataaatgtacagcatgtggcaaggcttttaagcggAGTTCAGCTTTAACTGAACATCAGCGAAtacatactggggagagaccttgtAAATGTGCGTCATGTGGGAAGGCTTTTAAGCAAAGTTCAGCTTTAActgaacatcagcgaatccatcctggggagagaccttataaatgtacagcatgtggcaaggcttttaagcggAGCTCAACTTTAACTCAACATCatcgaatccatactggggagagattttataaatgtacagcatgcgGCAAGGCTTTTAAGCGGAGTTCAACTTTAACTGAAC atcagcgaatacatactggggagagaccttatgaatgtacagcatgtggcaaggcttttaatcAGAGTTCAGAtttaactcaacatcagcgaatccataccggagaaagaccttataaatgtacagaatgtggcaaagcctttatccgtTCTGATGTTCTTACTCAACATctgcgaatccatactggggagagcccttataaatgtacagcatgtggcaaggcttttaaggaGATTTCAACTTTAagtcaacatcagcgaatccatactggggagaggccctataaatgtacagcatgtggcaagacttttaagaaaagttcagatttaactcaacatcagcgaatccacaCTAGGGAGAGACCTTCTAAATGTACAgactgtggcaaagcctttatcaaTTATTCACTTCTTACTCAACATCaccgaatccatactggggagacaCCTTATAAATGTGcagcatgtggcaaagccttttccCAGAGTTCAGGTCTTTCTCGACATCAGAGTGTTCATGCTGCAGAGAAATGTTAG